CCGTCCGCCCGCGCTCGCCGGTGATGGCGCCACTCGCGCGGATCCAGCATCCGGTGCGGGACGACCTTGCTCGCGTCTCGGAAGAGATGGTGCGCATCGTGGTGACCGACACGCCGCTGATCGGCGAGGTGAGCCGGCACCTGCTCGGCATGAAAGGGAAGATGTTCCGGCCGACGCTGGTCCTGCTCGCGAGCCGGGTGGAAGACGGCGCCAATCCGCGCGCGGCCACGCTCGGCGCCGTGGTCGAGCTGATTCATCTCGCGACGCTCGTGCACGACGATTCCGTGGACCACTCGGTGCTGCGGCGCGGAATGCCGACCGTGAACGCGCTGTTCAGTCACGAGATTTCGGTGATCATGGGCGACTTTTTGTATTCGCGCGCACTGCTGGAGCTGGTCGGCCTACAGGATCTGGACGCGCTGGGAGTGCTCGCCAGGGCCTCGAACGACATGACGCTCGGCGAGATGCGGCAGCTGGCCCTGGACGATCCGCTCGCATTTTCCGAGGAAGACTACAATCTTCTGATTCGCGCGAAGACGGCGTCGCTGATGTCGGCGGCGTGCGAGGTCGGGGCGCTGTGCGGGGCGACCGCGCACCGCGCTGCGCTCGCGCGGTACGGCGAAGCGATGGGCATGGCGTTCCAGGTCGCGGACGATCTGCTGGACTATACCGCGGCGAAAGAGACGACCGGCAAGCCGACCGGGCTGGATCTGCGGGAGCACAAGGTCACGCTCCCGCTGATCGCGGCGCTGGGAACGATGGGCGCTTCCGCGCGAGGCGAAGTCGACGCGTTCTTCGCGGCGACGGAGCCGGATGACGATGCCGTCGCCAGGATCATCGAGATAGTGGCGGAGGAGGGTGGATTGGATTACGCCAGAGCGCGCGGAGACGAGCACGCGGCGATCGCCGCGGAAGCGCTCGCGCCCGTGCCGGAGAGCGAAGCGACCGCCGCGCTGCGGAGCGCGATCTCCTACGTGATGGAGCGGCATTCCTGATGGCGCCGCGAGGACAGGCGAGCAAGCGGCCCGGGTTCTACGCGATCACGCTCGCGATCGGGTTCATCGTGGGAGGCGCGCTGACGCAGGCCGCGCGCACATTTCTCCCGGCCGGCGCGGCGAAGGAATTCTTCACGACGGGCGTGACTCCGTCGTTCGGGCCGGTGACGCTCGACCTCATTATTCTGAAGTTCGCGCTCGGGCCGGTCGCGCTCGACGTGTCTCTGCTGAGTCTCGTCGGGGTGCTCATCGCGTACCTCGTGGCGCGCTCGCTTTTCTAGGGGGTTCCAATGTTTGGCAACTTAGGCATGCCCGAAATTCTGTTGATCATGCTCATCGTCCTGCTGCTGTTCGGGGCGAAGAGAATTCCGGAGATCGCGGGCTCGATGGGGAAGGGGATCCGCGAGTTCAAGAAGAACATCAACGACGCCACGCGCGACGTTCAGGACGGGATCAACGACAAGCCGCGCCTGACCGAGGCCGAGCTCGAAGCACGCCGGGCCTCCGAGGCCGCCAAGGACTCAGCGTCCAACTCCGAGCCTAGGCGGCTGCTGTAAGAGCGTACTGCACGGGCGCGCTCGCGCGCGCCCGGGTCCGGCGGGGGCTGCCCATGGCCCCGTCTGGCCCTACGCTCGCAAACTGCGCGAGCTAAGACGGGCCTGCCGGAGCCACGGACAGCCCCACCGGACCATGACTGCCCGGGGAGCGGGCGCGTGCAGAGGCTCCCATAGCGCCCGTCTTAGCGCGCGTAGTGTGCGCGCGTAGGGCGCGTAGGGAGCCTCTAGCACAGCCCGCGACCGCGCCACGGTGCCGCGCGGCGCGGCTTTTCCCGCGATCCCGTTCTGGAACGTCTAACGCGCGCGCACTAGGGCGCGAAGGGGAGGGGCGGGAGGTTGGCGGCCTGGGCCTGGGCGCGCGCGAGGTTCTTGCGGTTGTCCTTGATGTCGGCGACGTCGCGCAGATTGTCGATGAACTCCTGCAGCCGCTGCTGGCGGTAGGCGTTGAGCTGCTGCTCCTTGAGCGTCGCCTTCCGGGCCTCGAACTCGGCCCGGTCGGACTGCGTGCGGCGGTCGACGCGCAGCACGAAAACCGCGTCCTCCGTGCGGACCGGCGCGCTCACCGCGCCGACAGGCAGCCCGAAGGCGGCGCCGATCGCCTCGTTCAAGCGGCCCAGCCCCTGGGCCGGAGTCGTACGCGTGAACGTCTCCGTCTGGCCCACCTCGAGGCTCCTCGCGGCGGCCGCCTGCTCGAGCGACATGGACGCCGCGGCTGTCGCGAGCGTCCGGGCGTCGTTCAGCAGGATGTCCAGCTTCTTCTGCTGAGCGATCCGCGCGCGGACCTCGTCCTTGACTGCGTCGAGCTTCGGAACGCCGCCCTCCACCAGCGAATCGAGGCGCGCAATGGCGTAGCCGTCCTCCCAGTCGAACAGATCGCTGATGTCGCCTTGTTCGGCGCCGCTCGTCGCCCACGCGCCCACGCTCGGAACGTACTCGCCGCCGATGGTCAGCGGCTCGCCTTCGATCACCGCGCCGCGGGTGATCGGAAGCCGCAACGTGCGGGAAGCTTCCTCGAACTTCGCGGGATCGTCCGCGGTCGCCGCTATGCGAGCGAGGGAATCGGCGCGGCGATCGGTGAGCACCGCCGCCTCGTCCCGCTGCTCGATGCGCAGCAGGATATGGCGGAGCGACAGCGTGTCGCCGGTGCGTGAATCGACCTTGATGAGGTGGTAGCCGAACGGCGTCGGCACCGGGTCGGAGATCCGGCCGGGCGTCAGCGCGTACGCGGCCCGCTCGAAATCGGGGACGAACCGGTCGCGGCCGCCGCGGCCGAGGTCCCCGCCGTTCGAGCCGGAAACCGTGTCGGCCGACTCGGCGCGGGCCGCGTCCTCGAAAGTGCGCGCGCCGCTCTCGATCTCCTGCTTGAGCGCGACTGCCTTCGCGCGGACGGCCGCGCTGTCTTCAGCGGTGATGACTCGCGGAATCGTCATGACGGAAACGATGGCCCGCGCGGGCCGCTCGAATCCGTCCTTGTGCTCGTCGTAGAACGCCTTGATCTCGGCGTCGGTGACGGTGACCCGCGAATCCGGCACCGCGTCTGGGCGGAACGCGACGAAGCTCACCCGCGCCGAATCGTGTGTGTCCTTCCAGAACGTCCACAGCCGCTCGTCGCTGACGTACACGTCGCTCAGGATCTGCTCGAACAGCTTCTGCTTCGGGATCTCGCTGCGGTAATAGTTCTCGAGCTGGACCAGCACGCCCTGCTGCCGCGCCAGCGGACTGGAGAGGAACCGTTGATACTTGGCGGGATCGAACTGCCCCTCGGTCTGCAGCTCCGGGCTTTGTATCAGTTGCGGCGGCGGGCTGTAGCGCGCGGCGTTCTCGATCTCTTCGTTCGTGACCTTGATCCCTCGCCGCCGGTATTCCTGCCGGAGCAGGACTTCACCGACGAGCTGCTCGTACGCCTGGTCGGCCAGCCGGTCCCGCTCTTCCAGGGTGAGCGTGCGGCCGCTGCTCTGGGTCTCCTCAGTCTCCAGCTGCTGCGTGAGCGCGTACCACTGGGTGGCCAGGATGTCTTCGCCGTTGACCGTCGCGACGGGCGTAGTGGGCGTGATGGCCGATCTGCCTATCAGCCCCGACGTGTCCATGAGCAGGAATCCGCCGACAAAAGCAGCAGCGATGAAGATCCAGACCCATTTTGTGGCGGCGCGCATTCCCTGCAGCAAGGCAAGCTCCTTAAAGATGCGAAACAACCTCAAAAGCTATCGGGCGCAGCGTCTTATGAGAAGTGTCGCTCACCGGTCCGATTGACCGCGTGTGGCATCCGCGTAACTTCAACCGGTGCCGGATACCGTGCGGTCCTCCTAGTGGCGAGACTCGAAGAGCTCGAACGAAAGTTCGAGGAGAATCCGCGCCGCTATTTCGCTCCGTTGGCCAACGAGTACCGCAAGGCCGGAGACGCGCAGCGGGCGGCGGAGCTTTGCCGCTCGCAGCTGCCGGAGGTGCCGGGCCACATCAGCGGCCACATCGTGCTCGGCCAGGCGCTGTACGACGCGGGCGACTTCGACGGCTCGCGCGCCGCGCTGGAGACGGCGCTGGCGCTGGATCCCGAGAACATCGTCGCCCTGCGCTATCTCGGCGACATCGCGCGCGATACCGGCGACGTAGTGGAAGCCGAGCGGTGGTATTCGCGCATGCTCGAAGCTGACCCCTACAACGAGGTCGCAACGACCGCACTGCAGGCCCTGCGCGAGGCGCCGGCGGGCGAGCCTGCAGCAGCGCTTTCCACCGCGGCCGTCGCCGGCTCTACCGAGACCGCGGAAGCTGCCCCGGCGGAGCCCGAGTTTCGACCGCTCGAAGAGCCCGTGGTGTCCAGCGAGTTCGGCGGTGATCTGGCGGTTTCCGCCGCGTCCGAGACCACGGAACCCGCACCGGACGAGCCGCTTGCAGCCGAGTCCGCGACTGGTGCCGAGACTGCCGAAGCAGAGGTGGCCGCCGAAGGGGCGGCAGTCGACATCGCGGCCGCCGAAGCAGAGTTGGCCGCCGAAGTCGCGGCTGCCGACATCGCGCCGGTGGGAGCGACATCCGCGGAGATCGGGCCGGCGGAGCCCTTCGACGTCGCAGCCCACGCGCCGCCGGAGCCCTTCGACGTCGCAGCCCACGCGCCGCCGGAGCCCTTCGACGTCGCAGCNNNNNNNNNNNNNNNNNNNNNNNNNNNNNNNNNNNNNNNNNNNNNNNNNNNNNNNNNNNNNNNNNNNNNNNNNNNNNNNNNNNNNNNNNNNNNNNNNNNNCGGAGCCCTTCGACGTCGCAGCCCACGCGCCGCCGGAGCCCTTCGACGTCGCAGCCCACGCGCCGCCGGAGCCCGGGCTGATCGAGGAAGCGCTCGAGGCCGAGGAGCGGGTGCTGGAGTCCGCCGCTCCCTTTGTGACCGAGACGATGGCGGATCTGTACATGGAGCAGGGCTACCCGCACGAGGCGCTGGAGCTTCTGCTGCAGCTCGCCGAGCAGCGGCCGGATGAGCCGCTTCGCGCCAAGATCCAGCACATCGAATCTGTCATCGTCGCGCGGCGCGATGCGGCGGTGGCCGCGGCGCGCGCCGAGC
The Gemmatimonadaceae bacterium genome window above contains:
- a CDS encoding polyprenyl synthetase family protein, yielding MTATVRPRSPVMAPLARIQHPVRDDLARVSEEMVRIVVTDTPLIGEVSRHLLGMKGKMFRPTLVLLASRVEDGANPRAATLGAVVELIHLATLVHDDSVDHSVLRRGMPTVNALFSHEISVIMGDFLYSRALLELVGLQDLDALGVLARASNDMTLGEMRQLALDDPLAFSEEDYNLLIRAKTASLMSAACEVGALCGATAHRAALARYGEAMGMAFQVADDLLDYTAAKETTGKPTGLDLREHKVTLPLIAALGTMGASARGEVDAFFAATEPDDDAVARIIEIVAEEGGLDYARARGDEHAAIAAEALAPVPESEATAALRSAISYVMERHS
- a CDS encoding DUF4321 domain-containing protein, whose product is MAPRGQASKRPGFYAITLAIGFIVGGALTQAARTFLPAGAAKEFFTTGVTPSFGPVTLDLIILKFALGPVALDVSLLSLVGVLIAYLVARSLF
- a CDS encoding twin-arginine translocase TatA/TatE family subunit, with protein sequence MPEILLIMLIVLLLFGAKRIPEIAGSMGKGIREFKKNINDATRDVQDGINDKPRLTEAELEARRASEAAKDSASNSEPRRLL
- a CDS encoding peptidyl-prolyl cis-trans isomerase, translated to MFRIFKELALLQGMRAATKWVWIFIAAAFVGGFLLMDTSGLIGRSAITPTTPVATVNGEDILATQWYALTQQLETEETQSSGRTLTLEERDRLADQAYEQLVGEVLLRQEYRRRGIKVTNEEIENAARYSPPPQLIQSPELQTEGQFDPAKYQRFLSSPLARQQGVLVQLENYYRSEIPKQKLFEQILSDVYVSDERLWTFWKDTHDSARVSFVAFRPDAVPDSRVTVTDAEIKAFYDEHKDGFERPARAIVSVMTIPRVITAEDSAAVRAKAVALKQEIESGARTFEDAARAESADTVSGSNGGDLGRGGRDRFVPDFERAAYALTPGRISDPVPTPFGYHLIKVDSRTGDTLSLRHILLRIEQRDEAAVLTDRRADSLARIAATADDPAKFEEASRTLRLPITRGAVIEGEPLTIGGEYVPSVGAWATSGAEQGDISDLFDWEDGYAIARLDSLVEGGVPKLDAVKDEVRARIAQQKKLDILLNDARTLATAAASMSLEQAAAARSLEVGQTETFTRTTPAQGLGRLNEAIGAAFGLPVGAVSAPVRTEDAVFVLRVDRRTQSDRAEFEARKATLKEQQLNAYRQQRLQEFIDNLRDVADIKDNRKNLARAQAQAANLPPLPFAP
- a CDS encoding tetratricopeptide repeat protein, with amino-acid sequence MARLEELERKFEENPRRYFAPLANEYRKAGDAQRAAELCRSQLPEVPGHISGHIVLGQALYDAGDFDGSRAALETALALDPENIVALRYLGDIARDTGDVVEAERWYSRMLEADPYNEVATTALQALREAPAGEPAAALSTAAVAGSTETAEAAPAEPEFRPLEEPVVSSEFGGDLAVSAASETTEPAPDEPLAAESATGAETAEAEVAAEGAAVDIAAAEAELAAEVAAADIAPVGATSAEIGPAEPFDVAAHAPPEPFDVAAHAPPEPFDVAA